TCGCACTCTATTCTATGGTTCGACTCCATTACAAAAAGCCATTATTGGCATATGGGTTGTCTGTCATTGCAACAGTAGGTTTAATAATACTTTTTAAAGTACCAATCAGCAAAATGAAGTGACCTTTGTTTTTAGATATTGTTATTTGTATTTATACGCTCCCTTTTTCGCTTTGCATTTGAAGAAGGTCATATGACAAGGAATCCTTCTCTCAAGCTGAGAGAGCCTAAGATGGACAAACGTATTCCGAAATTCCTAGTTGAGGAGGATGTTATTCATCTTAAGATTACCTGTCATTCTCATCGGGAACATGCTCTGTTGGAGTTTCTGTACTGCACAGGCTGCCGCGTTGGAGATGTTCAGAAAATAAACATTGAAGATGTTAATTGGGAGAACTGTTCAGCAATTGTGAATGGTAAGGGTTCTAAACAAAGAGAGGTGTATTTTACTACCGAGTGTAAGGTTTGGTTAAAAAGATATTTAGAGAGCCGTGGGGATACTTGTAAAGCATTGTTTGTTACCGAAACGAATCCGACCCCGACGATTGACGATTCCAACAATACGTTGGTCATTAAAAAAGCTGTCAAAACGCGGGGGAATTAATGCTAATGTATATCCTCATCGATTCCGTCACACATAAGCCTGTCAATTGCTAGATAACGGTGTACCGTTAGAATTTATTCAGGGCATACTTGGGCATGAAAAAGCATCTACTACACAGATTTATGCTCAGCTGCGCGGTGAGCGTAATGAATGCCTCCACATAGGTAGAGCCTGAATTTGACTTCTGTAATTTAATCTTATACAGTTTGTATGTACAAACAATATAATTGCGTTTAGGAGGCAAACAAACTATGCGTTTTATCGTTTATTTGAAAATTGACCCTGCTACTCCGAAGGAAGAAATAGCGAAGCTGTTGCCGGCGGAGCGAGCGCGAGTTGCTGAACTTAAGGAACAAGGAATACTCGAAACGTTATATTTGTCCCATACGATGATGGATATTTGGGGTATTTTTGCCGGTGACAGCCTGGAGGTTGTTCAAAGCGCTGTACAGTCATTACCGTTTTACAAATTTATGACGGCTGAGTACACACAACTATTTGAAGGCTAAATCGATCCTGGACTTTTGACGGTGAATATATGAGCAAGCTTCCATTCGGGCTTTCCATCATTTGGAGCGAAAGGGGCTGCTTTTGCTTTAGGCGAAGGTCCTTCGCCTAAGAAGCGTTTGATCAGGTCGAAAATATCTATATAAGTTGAACTAATCTTGTGGCAGTTTGCCGCGGCAAACTGCTCCTTCTGTCGTAAATCTAACGGAGTTTATAGGTGGTCCCGATTGAACTAACGGGTACCTATAGTTCAATAACAACTTGTAAAAGGCAACCAGCCCCAGGTGGATTGGTTGCTTTTTCTTAAGTAAATGCTCGATGTAATAAGGAAAAAGGCTGATGAATGTATTAATGAAATAGATGGAATTTCAATTGATAGTTTTAATTCGTGCAGAGATAAAAAAGTTGAATATTCACTGTCATTTAAAGAATCTATGGCATCAGCCTCAATCTTATCAGATTTCACATATGACTTTGTTCACTTTTCCATTGGCTTTCCATATCTCACTAAAACATGCCAGAGTAATTTTAATTCTTGCAGAACTTCTTTGTAGGTTCCTCTATCGCTCCAATTACTTGGATTTCGTTTCAAGTCCATAGCTGCGGAGCCAATCATATTTACATCAATAAAATCACTTTGCGCAATTCTTTTGGCTAGTGAAGGCATCGAAGGACCTCTAAAATTCATAGGAACCTCATCAACCAAAAGTGTAAATCCCATGTGCCAGTAAAGATCGACTGAATACTTTAAACATATATGTTCTAAGATTCGTCCTGCCCTTAAATGATGGATCGGCAACAAGCATCTTTACGTCTTCTTCAAGAGAAATATCACCATGAACCTGCGCTTCGATATAGTGGTTAAGATTTCTTTCACCGATGGCAAAATCACTATAGAACGCATCCCTCATGAGAGCAGCCAAAATGAGGTCAAATTCCTCATACGTCCCCTTTTCCTTGGGGTCTTGGTGAGAATCCAAATAAGGGTTCTGGTGCAACAAATAAAACTGATCAAAAATATCCGCGATTTTAGTTTGCTTATGCTGTCAATCCAAACAATTTATTGATAAATTCAACTGCAGTGAGGGCAGACGAATGATTGTATTCGACCTGCCCTTTCCTTATCAAATGCATGACTTCGATTCCCGCGATTGTGTGTTCTGCAGTTACAAAAGACTTGAAACCCAGCATTGGTTTTATGACTTTCTTTATGAATCGATGATCTTGTTCAATAATATTGTTAAGATATTTCTGTTGTCGTAGTAGTGTTTCTTGTTTCATTACCTTATCGTCCTTCAATTGCTGAACCGCGGTAGGATAAGCAGGATTTTTATCTACGGTAATCACGCGCGGCGATTGATTATGTGGTGAAGTTAGCGCTTTCTTGAAAAATCGCTTGGCCGCGGAAGCATCTCGATTTTCAGACAGCATAAATTATTTGAAGTAAATATATCAATAATTGACGTATGCGGAAAGATAGTAAATTGAAGATATGTTTTGTCAAATCGAATGTGTATGAACGAAGAAATCGGCGTGATAGAGTAAAGTAAGCGCTTTATATTTTGGCTGCGATGGAGCATGGGGGGAGGACATAGACATTTTTGCAAGGAGTGGGATAGTTCAGACTGGATGAGAATGGCTTAGTGAAAAGGTCGAGGAGGTTCATATTGTGAAGAGAATAGTATCCATAGGGATGATTATGGTGATGATGGTTAGCTTTTGCTTATCTATGCAGCCATTGACGTCTTATGCAGCTTCGCCTTGGAATATCTTAAATGATAATTTAAGTGCATATGTCACGACGGGTTGGAGTACACAGAATACCGATAACACGCATAATACCATTGTGCAAAATGCGGATAACGTCACGATTGTCGATACGACATCGTTTTCCGCTTACTTGACGAAAAGCAACGTGCTGCCTACAACAGGCTCATTTACCTTTGAGGTAAGGGCTAAAGTGAACGGTACGGGCACGTTGAATGAGTTCACGGTTAGAAACACGAATTATTTGTCGAGCTTTTACATCACCTATGGGCAAGCCGGTGCGGTTCAAAATAAAGTGTCCGGTTCCACGAAAACGTTTACTTTGGACACTACCATTTATCACACGTACCGGATGGTTGTTCATGCGAATTACACCTACGATCTATACGTAGATGGAATTTTAGCTTGGAGCGGGGCGCCAAACGCAACAGGCGGGACGAGTTTGATTAAAATGGGCGGAGATTCAGCGAGTTACGCAAATGTAACGCTGGATCATGTTCGACTAGGTTCCGGGGAAATCTTGCCAGGCGGATATCCGCTTAGCTCCATTCAGATATCGGAAGTAACGACTTCAGTGGGGCAGACCCCCGTGATGCCAACTGTCGTGACTGCGGTATACGAAGATGATTCGACCGCATTTGTACCTGTGACATGGGTCGCGGTAGCACCTTCTCATTACGCGCAGCAAGGTGATTTTATCGTTAGCGGCAGCGTACAAGGAACTGCCGTGCCTGCTTTGGCCCATGTTACTGTAAACGCAAGTTCAGCAGTTATTACCGCTATCGCGCCAGTGAATGTCACAACACAGGCAAAGGTAGTTCCGGTATTGCCGACTGTGGTCAGTGTTACTTATGCAGACAGCTCAACGAATCAGGCTCCTGTCACATGGGCTTCTATTCCTGTAAGTGCCTACGGCTCGGCTGGCAGCTTTGATGTCAATGGCACAGTGCCGGGTACGGCTATTCCAGCTATCGCGCACGTGACTGTGCTTGCGGCAGCAGCGGATGAATTTGATCAACTACGCAGCAAGTTGAAGGATATGTTGACTGGCGGCACGAGTTACTCTGTTGCGGATCCGGATATTGTGAACCAAATAACGGCGATCACAGCGAAGGCGCAATCGAATTGGGATACGATGAATAAAGTGGGGAACCGCACGTATTTGTGGAGCGATCTGGCTAGTACTTCGAATTCCGCTCAAATTACGTCAGCCTATACCCGATTGAAAGAAATGGCCTTGGCATATGCAACGAGAGGCTCTTCCTTATATCATAGCACAGGCCTCTTGAGTGATTTAAGCAGCGCACTTGATTGGATGTATACAAATCGTTACAACGAAAACAAAATTTTATACGATAACTGGTGGGATTGGTGGATCGGAACTCCGCTTGCGATCAATGATATTGCCGTCCTGCTATATGAAGATTTAACGTTCCAGCAAATTTCGAACTACATGATGGCAATTGATCATTTTACGCCGATTGTGGATATGACAGCCGCTAATCGGGTTTGGAAAAGTCAGGTTGTCGCTTATCGCGGCATTATTGTGAAGGACGCTGCCAAACTGGCGATGGCAAGAGACGGACTAAGTCCGGTATTTCCGTATGTGACGCAGAGCGATGGCTTTTATACGGACGGCTCCTTCATCCAGCATGATATTACGCCTTACAATGGCGGTTATGGAGCGACGATGCTAGGAAATATGGCGGATGTCATGTATGTGCTTGGGGGAACGACTTGGGCCGTCACAGATCCGAAGTCTAGCAATGTGTACCAATGGATTTATGATAATTTTGAGCCGTTTATGTATAAAGGGCTTGTCATGGATATGTCACGCGGACGAGAAATATCCCGCTCCTATGTATCTGACCATATCGCAGGGCAGCGCGTAACCAGGGCGGTCATCCGTCTGGCGCAAATCGCGCCGTTCCAGCAAGCAGCTGATTTCAGAAAAATGATAAAATCCTGGATACAGACGGACACGTATGTGAACTTCTTCGTCAACAATCCCATCAATTACATCATGTTAGGAAAAACAATTGTGCAAGACGCTTCCGTTGTCCCTTACCCGCAAGGAGTATGGTTTAAACAATTCGCGAATATGGATCAGTCGATCCTGCGGCGTCCGGACTTCACGTTTGCTATTCGAATGCATTCTAGCCGAATTGCCAACTATGAAGAAGGCAACGGTGAAAATTTGAAGGGCTGGTATACCGGTGACGGGATGACCTACCTGTACAATAACGATCTTGGTCAATTTTCGGATGATTATTGGCAAACCGTTGATCCTTATAGAATGCCAGGCACGACGGTGGATCGGCAGACGCGTACAACGGGTGGGGGCAATAAAGTCAGCGGAAATGACTGGACGGGCGGCACCGAGATGCTCGGCACGTACGGCACGACCGGGATGGAGCTCGATGCGCTGTACAGCAATTTGACAGCGAGAAAGTCGTGGTTTTCGTTTGATAATGAAATCGTTGCTCTAGGCTCTGGCATCACGAGCCCGGATAATCGCACGATTGAGACCATTGTTGAAAACCGTAAGATTAACAACGCAGGCACGAACGCATTCACGGTGAACGGGACCGTGAAACCAAGCGCTCTTGGCTGGAACGAAACGATGAACGACGTTACTTGGGCGCAGTTCGCTGGGGATACACCGGGGACGGATATCGGTTACTATTTCCCTGGGGGGACAACGGTAAAGGGGCTTCGGGAAGCGAGAACAGGCGCTTGGAGCGATATCGATAGCCGAACAGGAACGCTTCAAACGCCGTTTACAAGCAACTATTTGACACTGTGGCTGGATCACGGGACGAACCCGACGAATAGCAAGTATCAATATGTTACGCTTCCGAATGCGACATCCGCACAGACGGCAGCCTATGCCAGCCATCCGGATATCACAATTCTGACGAATACGGAAGACGTGCAGGCTGTGAAAGAAAACAGTTTAAATATTATTGGAGCGAATTTTTGGAATGATAAAGTGAAATCGGTGAATGTGGACGGAAGCAATTGGATTACGAGTAATAAAAAGTCCTCTGTCATGACGCATCAGACAGCGCAGGATTTGGATGTCTCTATATCCGATCCGACGCATGACAATACGGGAAGCATTGATGTGGAGATCAACGCCTCGGCTTCTGGTGTCATTTCCGCTGATGCCGGCGTAACGATTAAGCGGTTGACACCGACGATTCAATTGCGTGTACAGGCAGCAGGTTCTAGAGGTGCCACTTTCCACGCGAAATTTAATATGACGACCAATGCAGCACTGCCGCAAGCGCCTGATTTGACAAGTGTGACGTCGGGCAACCATGCAGCAATTTTAAACTGGAGCAGTGTGCCTTCTGCGACTGGCTATCAAGTGAAATACGGAGCCGTTAGCGGAAGCTACACAAAAACCGTGCCAGCAGGTCTTGCTACAAGCTTGACAATCAACGGTCTTGCGAACGGAACTCCGGTTTATTTTACGGTGACGGCACTGAATCATCTCGGAGAGAGCGCCAATGCGAATGAGCGAAGCGTTGTTCCAATCGGTGAGCAATGGGGTCTGATCAACGATGATATGAGCGCATTTACAGCGGGCTGGACGACACAGGGAGCCGGTACGATCTCTCAAAATACCGGAGAAGTGAATGTGGTCGATAAAATCAATACAGCAGTGTATTTGTTGAAGAGCGGATTTGCAGCACCTTCAGGCGCGTTCACATTTGAAACGAGAGCGAAAGTGGCGGATGCGGACACCTTAAATGAATTTTCCTTACGCAGCTCGAATTATTTGATCAGCTTCTATTTAACTTACGGCACTTCGGGAACGGTTCAAAATAAAACGACCTCTCCGGATAAATCAGCCACATTGGATACGACGGTTTATCATACGTACCGAGTCGTTGTTCATGCCAACTACACATATGATATGTACATCGATGGCAATTTGGCTTGGAGTGGAGCAGCGAGTCTCGGCACGGGCTCGGATATTTTGAAAATTGGCGGTGACTCAGCTTCTCATGCCAACCTTGTATTGGATCACGTAAAAATGGGGATCGGTGAAATGCAGCCAGGTCCGGCTGCAGTCAGCTCAATTCCATCCATTGCTGTGACAACACGCGTAGGGGCTTCACCTGTGCTGCCGGCGCAAGTTGCCGCCCAGCTGGATGATGCGACAACGACTAACGTGACGGTAAGCTGGGGGGCGATTGATCCTGCGAATTTGGCACAACAAGGCACGTTTGCCGTGTATGGGGAAGTACAAGGCGGCACGCCACTGCTGGCACAAGCGAATGTTACTGTCGTGAACACGCAGGCCACGATCGTAGCGGTAGCGCCTGTTACGGTATCGACCTCCAAAGGGATTGCGCCGAGCTTGCCTGCTCAAGTGTTGGTGACGTACAGCGACAATATTACGGCTATGGTGTCTGTCAGCTGGAGCACGATCGATCCGTCGCAATATGCGCAGGCAGGAACGTTTGAGGTTGACGGCGATGTGACAGGAACAACTATTCAAGCGCAGGTTACTGTGAATGATCATTTGACATGGACCTTGGAAAACGATGCGCTTCGTACCAAAATCGAATACATGGACAGTGGCAGTATTCGTATGACCAGCTTTTATAATAAAGCAGCTAATGTCGACTATATGCCGCAAGCTCCAGCAGCAAATTTATCCACGCTGTTCCATTACAATTACCGCTATTTGGCATCGGGAGATAGCGGGAAAGAAGCAATTTCGACGACACAAACGCTGGATGCCAACGACGGCGGGTATGTGCTGGGTACCCCGACGGAGCATACGATTACGATGACATCAGCAACGGGACAAATCTCGGAAGTCGGCACTCGTCTGGAAATTCCGGTCACCAAGGACGGGATTACCGTTACGCTTTCTTTTGAACTGTACAAAGGCAATGCCGGTTTGAAATATCAAGCATACATTCGTAACAACCGTGCAGATTCAAGACTTCAGATTACGTCTTCCGATGTGATCAAGCTTGATTTCCCAGATCTCGCACATGATCTGCATTATGTCTACCTATCGAAATGGTATAGTACGACCGGTGGTGTTGATAAAGCAGACACGAAAAAGGACAGTGAAGATATTAAGGTAATCATTAACCGTTATGATTCAGGGGACGGCTTCTATGTCGGACCAGAGGTTAATTCCAAAACGGAAATTTTGAAAAGAGATCCGAGCTCTCCGGATACGGGGGCGCCGTATATGACGCGTTCTTTTGCTGGCATTAGTGCCTTTAAAGGGGATATGGTGAAGATTGCGACGAATCCGGAAGCACTGCAGCTCGTGTTGTTCCCGAATGAGCAATTTCCGTATATTGCTGTGAATTTGAGTGTGTTTAAGGGCGACATTGTCGACGGTAAAATGGCGGTCGAAACGCACTTGAGAGAACGCTTCAAGTACAACAACACCTCGACCATTCTCAACTCCAACGATTGGGAGTGGGGATCTGGCAAACGGAATGAAGCTTATTATCGATCAACGGTTGTACCGACCTTGAAGGCAGCAGGATTCGATATGGTGATGTTCGATGATGGCTGGAATAACGTAGGCGATAATGGTACATCAAGAGACGGCATTCAGCCGCTTCCATCGTATACGGACGATATGAACCGACTGACGAAGTACTATCATGATGAAGGGCTTATGTTCGGCTTGTGGTATTCGATGACCGGCGGCTATCATAACCGTGGGAATGATTTAGCGGATCCTGCTGTTATTGCTGCTAAGAAAAATAGTATCGAAGCGATGATTCAGAATTACCATCTATCGCATCAGATGGTTGATTTAACGGAGTTTTGGCCGAATCAGGCCGTTACGTCCTACTCGCATCCGACAGATAATGTTTATCGGAAAAATGTGCTGACGAATCAGGTGCTCAATGATCTCGTAGACACGTATCCGGATTTTAAAGCGAAATATACGACAGAAGTAGATATTTGGCCGACGCAAGGCGACCGCACGAATGAGCTGCTGCATGTCATCGACAACGGCTGGACGACATCCACAACGGAATATGGCGAGAGCTTGGATATTCCGATTTCTGCAGGATTATTTGGACATATGCCTTTAAATTCCGTTTACTTCAATATTGGGAATATGACAAGCGGAGATATGTCAACGTACTATAAATATTTATTTGCTCGCAACGTCAAGCATGGCAGTGATCCAAGCACATGGAGCCAGAAAGATATAGAGCTCATGGCCAAATTCAATGCTTGGCGGAAATCTGATCGCATTCGCACATTAACGGATTCAATTATGCGCCCTGTTTATAACGGTCCTGGCTGGGACAGCAATGTGGCGGCAAATTGGAATCAGAACAGCGGCCCTTATGCGATGATGCAGGTTTCGGAGCAGAAGGATCAAGCGCTGCTGATCGCAACTGGCGGTGGCAAAGCAGGTGCATCCGTAGTGAATGTCAATCTGCGCTGGCTGGATCCAGCGAAGCAATACTTGATCGAAGATGTATCTCTCGATGATACAGGCAGCTTTACGTATCGATTTAAGGGACTTCTGACAGGAGAACAGTTGAAGGCTTTCACCATTGATCTGGATGAGAATTCCTCCAAAGGCAAGGCTTATTGGATTCAAGAATATCATGGGGACAATTATCAAGTGCTTTATGCCGATGAGCATATTTCGAATGCGACGCTTTCAATGTCCAATGGCAAGATGGTCATTCAGGGCACGGGAACAGCAGGAAGCTCAGGTAAAGTAGTTGTCTACGGAAAGAACGAGAATGCCGTTATGATCGTCGATTTAAATCTGGACGTGAATGGCACCGGACAGCTAACCATTAATCAGTTTGAGCAGACAGAGGATGTATTCATTCCTAAACTGCCTTCAGCCAGTACGTTTGTGGCGGCAGATCTGTTCAGTGCAAATCTAACAACGGTTAGTGGCGGGACAGCTACCAAGGTTAGCAGCGGAACTACGCCAAACGCTTCTCCGAACGGGATGAACTTTACTTCAACGGACGCGTCAGCTGGCAGCTATATCGAATATAAAATCAATGTACCGAAGGCAGGCGTCTATAATGTGCAAGCGGCTGCTAAGGTATCGACGACAAGAGGAAGCGGGCAATGGTTCATCGAGGGTGCAGCGGCAGGCGGCGTCTGGAACCAAAATGAAGCAGAAAAAATCAAATTTTTTGATTTAGGGACAATAACGTTTCAGACTGCTGGCGAGAAAAGCTTCCGCTTCGTCTTCCAAGGCGGTACGAATAAAACAATCAATACAGATCGTTTCGTCCTCACGCCAGTCGATGTGTTAACGGGAAGCACCCTTGAGGCGGAAAATGCTAAAATAACGACCCCTTCCAGCGGTGCAAGCATCTTGATTGGTACTGATGCTGCTGCAAGCGGTGGCAAGTATGTATCAGGCACCATGACCGGCGGCATCGGAGAGCGTGTAGCGTTAACCTTTGATGTGGATCGTTCGGGTATGTTCGATGTGGTGGTTGCCCACAAGGTTCACCAGCAAAGAGGGATTGTGCAGCTATTGATTAATGGCGTTCCATTCGGAGAGCCGTTTGATCAATATGAGAATACGGTGGATGCGATGTATGTGGATCACAATTACGGCAGTTATACGTTTACGCCGGGCGAGTATACATTTACATTTGTCGTTACAGGTAAAAATGAAGCTGCAGCTAACTATAATTTGTCACTAGATGCGATTAAATTAATGAATAAAGAACCGAGCATTACATTTACGGGCGACAGAACCGTACAACAAGGCCACAGCATTACGGTGAGTGCTCAGGTCCTCGGACTGCAGCCGTTCTATGCAACCGGTGAGTATGTGAAATGGAGCATCGACAGTCAGGCTGCTGTCAATGACAGCAATAAAGTGGTGTCCCTCCAGTCAAATGGCTTGGAGACGACGGTTACTGGGGTTCAACCTGGCACAGCGCGTTTGAAGCTGATGAGCACCATTCATGCAAATGCGGTTGGCTATGTTCAAATTACAGTGAGCGAAGCCGATGTGCCACAGGCGACAATTGTCTCGTTGACACCGGTAGAGGCAGAGACGCAGGTTGGTACAGCACCACAGCTGCCTTCGACTGTTGAAGCGCTCTACAGCGACCATACGACAGCAAACGTGCCGGTGGTCTGGGACGCCATCCAAGCGGCTCAATATGCGCAAGCAGGCGCATTCATGGTATCGGGCGAAGTAGCAGGTACAGAATTGCCTGCGACTGTGCATATCACCGTGGTGGCCGTCCAGCAGCCTGGTGGCGGTGATCAAGATGAGCCTTCTACACCATCTGCTCCAGTGACTCAGACGCCTCCCACACCAAATACGGAAGTAACAATTACAAAAGAGGAATTCCAACATGCGCTTGAGCAGTCAGTAGATTCAACGCTGCATTTTGAGCGGACGCAAGCAGGAGAAGCTAATAAAGTAGAAGTTATACTTCCGGTTGCACTCTTGAAGGAGGCAGCTGCAAGCCAGATTAAGCAATTAACTTTTGTTTCTGGCAGTACCCAAGTCACGGTTCCTGTTCAAGCTTTTAGCCTGGAAGTCGATGCGAAGAATCTGCAAATTAGTTTCGGTGCTCTAGATTCGAAGGATCTCTCTGTGAAACAGAGCCAAGCTGTAGGCCGTGGAATCGTATACAGGCTGGCTATGCAAGTAGATGCAGCGCCGGTTCAGACGTTGAACGGACAAAAGATTAACATTGAGCTTGCCTATAAATTAAAGCAAGGTGAGAAGCCGGAGCAGATTGTTGTCAGCAAGTTGACAAGCGATGGTCAAAAGGAAGTTCTCATTCATGGCACCTATCATCCAGCAACTGGTGAAGTTGTGTTTACGGCGAACGAGCCGGGCGATTACCTTATCGGCTACAATGGCGTAAGCTTCCACGATTTGAACGATGTCGCGTGGGCGGAGTCAAGCATTCTGACGCTGGCTGCCCGGCAGATCGTGCATGGCGTGGCTGAAGGCAGATTCAACCCGGGGAGTCCGGTAACAAGAGCAGAGTTCTTGGCGCTGCTGATACGTACATTTGGACTCGACGATGGAAAAGCCCAAAGTAGCTTCCTTGATGTAAAGACGAGTGACTGGTATTACAGCGCGGTTGCCACAGCACAGCGCTTGGGCATTATTAGCGGTCGTGAGGATGGCAGTTTCGATGCAAACGGTGACATCTCTAGGCAGGATATGGCTGTTATGGCCTATCGCACGATGCAGGCTTTGAAGCTGAATGTGAGCTCAGACAGTAAGCCACAGGCGTTCCAGGATCAAGCGCAGTTTGCAGCGTATGCGCAAGATGCGATTGCCGCTATGCAAGCCGCAGGTGTCATTGAAGGCAGCGGAGGCAGCTTTATGCCGCTTGACGCAGCCACAAGGGCACAGGCAGCCGTCATCATGGCGCGACTCTTACAGAAGAGTGAGTAAAGGTTCAAGAGCTGCTGTCGCTTTCGCCTGGCCTATGCCCAGGACAGCGGCTCTTTTTTTAACAAATATCGTGGAATGAGAGCGAATATATCAATAATTGACAATTGGCAA
Above is a genomic segment from Paenibacillus sp. HWE-109 containing:
- a CDS encoding polysaccharide lyase family 8 super-sandwich domain-containing protein is translated as MKRIVSIGMIMVMMVSFCLSMQPLTSYAASPWNILNDNLSAYVTTGWSTQNTDNTHNTIVQNADNVTIVDTTSFSAYLTKSNVLPTTGSFTFEVRAKVNGTGTLNEFTVRNTNYLSSFYITYGQAGAVQNKVSGSTKTFTLDTTIYHTYRMVVHANYTYDLYVDGILAWSGAPNATGGTSLIKMGGDSASYANVTLDHVRLGSGEILPGGYPLSSIQISEVTTSVGQTPVMPTVVTAVYEDDSTAFVPVTWVAVAPSHYAQQGDFIVSGSVQGTAVPALAHVTVNASSAVITAIAPVNVTTQAKVVPVLPTVVSVTYADSSTNQAPVTWASIPVSAYGSAGSFDVNGTVPGTAIPAIAHVTVLAAAADEFDQLRSKLKDMLTGGTSYSVADPDIVNQITAITAKAQSNWDTMNKVGNRTYLWSDLASTSNSAQITSAYTRLKEMALAYATRGSSLYHSTGLLSDLSSALDWMYTNRYNENKILYDNWWDWWIGTPLAINDIAVLLYEDLTFQQISNYMMAIDHFTPIVDMTAANRVWKSQVVAYRGIIVKDAAKLAMARDGLSPVFPYVTQSDGFYTDGSFIQHDITPYNGGYGATMLGNMADVMYVLGGTTWAVTDPKSSNVYQWIYDNFEPFMYKGLVMDMSRGREISRSYVSDHIAGQRVTRAVIRLAQIAPFQQAADFRKMIKSWIQTDTYVNFFVNNPINYIMLGKTIVQDASVVPYPQGVWFKQFANMDQSILRRPDFTFAIRMHSSRIANYEEGNGENLKGWYTGDGMTYLYNNDLGQFSDDYWQTVDPYRMPGTTVDRQTRTTGGGNKVSGNDWTGGTEMLGTYGTTGMELDALYSNLTARKSWFSFDNEIVALGSGITSPDNRTIETIVENRKINNAGTNAFTVNGTVKPSALGWNETMNDVTWAQFAGDTPGTDIGYYFPGGTTVKGLREARTGAWSDIDSRTGTLQTPFTSNYLTLWLDHGTNPTNSKYQYVTLPNATSAQTAAYASHPDITILTNTEDVQAVKENSLNIIGANFWNDKVKSVNVDGSNWITSNKKSSVMTHQTAQDLDVSISDPTHDNTGSIDVEINASASGVISADAGVTIKRLTPTIQLRVQAAGSRGATFHAKFNMTTNAALPQAPDLTSVTSGNHAAILNWSSVPSATGYQVKYGAVSGSYTKTVPAGLATSLTINGLANGTPVYFTVTALNHLGESANANERSVVPIGEQWGLINDDMSAFTAGWTTQGAGTISQNTGEVNVVDKINTAVYLLKSGFAAPSGAFTFETRAKVADADTLNEFSLRSSNYLISFYLTYGTSGTVQNKTTSPDKSATLDTTVYHTYRVVVHANYTYDMYIDGNLAWSGAASLGTGSDILKIGGDSASHANLVLDHVKMGIGEMQPGPAAVSSIPSIAVTTRVGASPVLPAQVAAQLDDATTTNVTVSWGAIDPANLAQQGTFAVYGEVQGGTPLLAQANVTVVNTQATIVAVAPVTVSTSKGIAPSLPAQVLVTYSDNITAMVSVSWSTIDPSQYAQAGTFEVDGDVTGTTIQAQVTVNDHLTWTLENDALRTKIEYMDSGSIRMTSFYNKAANVDYMPQAPAANLSTLFHYNYRYLASGDSGKEAISTTQTLDANDGGYVLGTPTEHTITMTSATGQISEVGTRLEIPVTKDGITVTLSFELYKGNAGLKYQAYIRNNRADSRLQITSSDVIKLDFPDLAHDLHYVYLSKWYSTTGGVDKADTKKDSEDIKVIINRYDSGDGFYVGPEVNSKTEILKRDPSSPDTGAPYMTRSFAGISAFKGDMVKIATNPEALQLVLFPNEQFPYIAVNLSVFKGDIVDGKMAVETHLRERFKYNNTSTILNSNDWEWGSGKRNEAYYRSTVVPTLKAAGFDMVMFDDGWNNVGDNGTSRDGIQPLPSYTDDMNRLTKYYHDEGLMFGLWYSMTGGYHNRGNDLADPAVIAAKKNSIEAMIQNYHLSHQMVDLTEFWPNQAVTSYSHPTDNVYRKNVLTNQVLNDLVDTYPDFKAKYTTEVDIWPTQGDRTNELLHVIDNGWTTSTTEYGESLDIPISAGLFGHMPLNSVYFNIGNMTSGDMSTYYKYLFARNVKHGSDPSTWSQKDIELMAKFNAWRKSDRIRTLTDSIMRPVYNGPGWDSNVAANWNQNSGPYAMMQVSEQKDQALLIATGGGKAGASVVNVNLRWLDPAKQYLIEDVSLDDTGSFTYRFKGLLTGEQLKAFTIDLDENSSKGKAYWIQEYHGDNYQVLYADEHISNATLSMSNGKMVIQGTGTAGSSGKVVVYGKNENAVMIVDLNLDVNGTGQLTINQFEQTEDVFIPKLPSASTFVAADLFSANLTTVSGGTATKVSSGTTPNASPNGMNFTSTDASAGSYIEYKINVPKAGVYNVQAAAKVSTTRGSGQWFIEGAAAGGVWNQNEAEKIKFFDLGTITFQTAGEKSFRFVFQGGTNKTINTDRFVLTPVDVLTGSTLEAENAKITTPSSGASILIGTDAAASGGKYVSGTMTGGIGERVALTFDVDRSGMFDVVVAHKVHQQRGIVQLLINGVPFGEPFDQYENTVDAMYVDHNYGSYTFTPGEYTFTFVVTGKNEAAANYNLSLDAIKLMNKEPSITFTGDRTVQQGHSITVSAQVLGLQPFYATGEYVKWSIDSQAAVNDSNKVVSLQSNGLETTVTGVQPGTARLKLMSTIHANAVGYVQITVSEADVPQATIVSLTPVEAETQVGTAPQLPSTVEALYSDHTTANVPVVWDAIQAAQYAQAGAFMVSGEVAGTELPATVHITVVAVQQPGGGDQDEPSTPSAPVTQTPPTPNTEVTITKEEFQHALEQSVDSTLHFERTQAGEANKVEVILPVALLKEAAASQIKQLTFVSGSTQVTVPVQAFSLEVDAKNLQISFGALDSKDLSVKQSQAVGRGIVYRLAMQVDAAPVQTLNGQKINIELAYKLKQGEKPEQIVVSKLTSDGQKEVLIHGTYHPATGEVVFTANEPGDYLIGYNGVSFHDLNDVAWAESSILTLAARQIVHGVAEGRFNPGSPVTRAEFLALLIRTFGLDDGKAQSSFLDVKTSDWYYSAVATAQRLGIISGREDGSFDANGDISRQDMAVMAYRTMQALKLNVSSDSKPQAFQDQAQFAAYAQDAIAAMQAAGVIEGSGGSFMPLDAATRAQAAVIMARLLQKSE